Part of the Sulfuricurvum kujiense DSM 16994 genome, ATTGACGCTCTTGTTCCGATCGGTCGCGGTCAACGTGAGTTGATCATCGGTGACCGTCAAACAGGTAAAACGACTGTTGCTCTTGATACTATTATCAACCAAAAAGGTAACGGTGTTGTTTGTATCTATGTAGCCGTAGGTCAAAAAGAATCAACTGTTGCACAAGTTATCCGTCGTCTTGAAGAGAACGGTGCGATGGATTACACTATCATCGTTTCTGCGACTGCTTCTGAAGCGGCAGCTCTTCAATTCCTTGCTCCTTATACCGGTGTAACGATGGGTGAATATTTCCGCGATAACGCAAAACACGGTTTGATCGTTTATGATGATCTCTCCAAACACGCTGTAGCGTACCGTGAAATGTCATTGATCCTTCGCCGTCCTCCGGGCCGTGAAGCGTATCCGGGTGACGTTTTCTATCTACACTCTCGTCTCTTAGAGCGTGCAGCGAAATTGAACGATGAGATGGGTGCAGGTTCATTGACAGCACTTCCGATCATCGAAACTCAAGCGGGTGACGTTGCGGCGTATATTCCGACAAACGTTATTTCGATCACTGACGGTCAAATTTTCTTGGAAACTGATTTGTTCAACTCAGGTATCCGCCCTGCGATCAACGTAGGTCTTTCAGTATCACGTGTCGGTGGTGCCGCGCAAATCAAAGCAACGAAACAAGTTGCGGGAACATTGCGTCTTGACCTTGCGCAATACCGTGAGCTTCAAGCGTTTGCTCAATTCGCATCAGATCTTGATGAAGTGAGTCGTAAACAGCTTGAGCGTGGACAGCGTATGGTGGAAGTATTGAAACAACCTCCGTATTCTCCACTCGGTGCTGAAAAACAAGCATTGATCATTTTCGCGGGTAACGAAGGGTATCTTGATGATATCTCTGCAAACTCCGTTGTGAAATTCGAAGCGGATCTTTATCCGTTCGTTGAGGCTTCATACCCTCAAATTCTCGAAAGCATCCGTACAACATCAAAAATCGATGATGAGACGATGGCTCTAATGAAAAAAGCACTCGAAGAGTTTAAATCTACTTTCGTTGCTGAATAAGGATCTTTATGGCTAACTTGAAAGAGATTCAAAGACAGATCAAGAGTGTTTCGAACACGCAAAAAACCACACGTGCTATGAAGCTCGTGTCTACGGCGAAACTTCGCCGTGCTGAAGAGCTTGCGAAACGTTCACGTCTGTTTGCACAAAAAACGAATCAAGTGATAGCTGAAATCGCAGGGCGCATCAAATGTAATAAAGTCGGCGGAATCGAAAACCGATGCTTTATCGAAAATGATGCTCCTGA contains:
- the atpA gene encoding F0F1 ATP synthase subunit alpha translates to MVAKVQADEISSIIKERIGNFELNVDINETGKIISYGDGIAQVYGLNNVMAGEMVEFEDGTRGLVMNLEESSVGVVILGKGKELREGMSVKRLGRLLRVPVGNALLGRVVNALGEPIDGKGPIETTEVRFVEEKAPGIMARKSVHEPMATGIKAIDALVPIGRGQRELIIGDRQTGKTTVALDTIINQKGNGVVCIYVAVGQKESTVAQVIRRLEENGAMDYTIIVSATASEAAALQFLAPYTGVTMGEYFRDNAKHGLIVYDDLSKHAVAYREMSLILRRPPGREAYPGDVFYLHSRLLERAAKLNDEMGAGSLTALPIIETQAGDVAAYIPTNVISITDGQIFLETDLFNSGIRPAINVGLSVSRVGGAAQIKATKQVAGTLRLDLAQYRELQAFAQFASDLDEVSRKQLERGQRMVEVLKQPPYSPLGAEKQALIIFAGNEGYLDDISANSVVKFEADLYPFVEASYPQILESIRTTSKIDDETMALMKKALEEFKSTFVAE